Proteins from a genomic interval of Tumebacillus sp. BK434:
- the xseA gene encoding exodeoxyribonuclease VII large subunit, with the protein MLQTREHIPTVSELTAKIKGMFESDPQLQDCFVRGEISNFTHHSKGHMYFTLKDSQSRIKSVMFAGNNRYLKFVPKEGMKVIAHGYVSVFDRDGAYQFYVDDLQPDGLGSLFLAFQQLKEQLEREGLFDQMNKKPIPKYPRVVGVVTSPTGAAVRDIITTIRRRYPVAHILLHPVIVQGPTAAASVADAIAAMNALQEVDVLIVGRGGGSLEELWAFNEEPVVRAIHASQIPVISAVGHETDTTLSDFVADIRAATPTAAAEIAVPNLYDLKQHVDQLTHRLQRALDGKMRDAKQRLHRIETSTVFTRPTHQLHQWQQVVDNAEDRLQLALTKLSGQSERRLSQLEGRLLRTSPIERAKRMDQTLHYTVERLQRAVADRVGKEQGKFERLLDKLDALSPLSVMKRGYSLTYTGDRKRLIKSIDDVQLGDKVQVRVQDGWVDCSVWGLEEEKTNG; encoded by the coding sequence ATGCTGCAAACGAGAGAGCACATTCCGACCGTTTCCGAACTGACCGCGAAGATCAAAGGGATGTTTGAATCGGACCCGCAGTTGCAAGACTGTTTTGTGAGGGGGGAGATTTCCAACTTCACCCACCATAGCAAAGGACATATGTATTTTACGCTGAAAGATTCGCAGAGCCGGATCAAAAGCGTGATGTTTGCGGGGAACAACCGCTATTTGAAGTTCGTCCCGAAAGAGGGCATGAAGGTGATCGCGCACGGCTATGTCTCGGTGTTTGACCGCGACGGCGCTTATCAGTTTTACGTCGATGACCTGCAGCCGGACGGGCTGGGCTCCTTGTTTCTCGCCTTTCAGCAGCTGAAAGAGCAGTTGGAGCGCGAAGGGCTGTTCGATCAGATGAACAAGAAGCCGATCCCGAAGTATCCGCGCGTGGTCGGCGTCGTCACCTCGCCGACGGGCGCGGCGGTGCGCGACATCATCACCACCATTCGCCGCCGCTATCCGGTGGCGCACATACTGCTTCATCCGGTCATCGTGCAGGGGCCGACAGCGGCCGCGTCGGTCGCCGATGCGATCGCAGCGATGAACGCATTGCAAGAAGTGGACGTGCTGATCGTCGGGCGCGGCGGGGGATCGCTCGAAGAGCTCTGGGCGTTTAACGAAGAGCCGGTCGTGCGCGCGATCCATGCCTCGCAGATCCCGGTCATCTCGGCGGTGGGGCATGAGACCGATACGACCCTCTCCGATTTTGTGGCCGACATCCGCGCTGCGACGCCGACCGCCGCGGCAGAGATCGCCGTGCCGAATCTCTACGACCTGAAGCAGCATGTCGACCAGCTGACCCACCGCCTGCAACGGGCGTTGGACGGCAAGATGCGCGACGCGAAACAGCGCCTGCACCGCATCGAGACTTCGACCGTCTTCACCCGCCCGACCCATCAGCTGCACCAGTGGCAGCAGGTGGTCGACAACGCGGAAGACCGGCTGCAGTTGGCGCTTACCAAGCTGTCCGGCCAAAGCGAGCGGCGCCTCTCTCAGCTCGAAGGACGACTGCTGCGGACAAGCCCGATCGAGCGGGCGAAACGCATGGATCAGACGCTGCACTATACGGTCGAGCGCCTGCAGCGCGCCGTTGCCGACCGGGTCGGCAAAGAACAAGGCAAGTTCGAACGGCTGCTCGACAAACTTGACGCGTTGAGCCCGTTGTCGGTGATGAAGCGGGGCTATTCCCTGACGTACACCGGGGACAGAAAGCGGCTGATCAAAAGCATCGACGACGTGCAGTTGGGCGACAAAGTGCAAGTGCGCGTCCAAGACGGCTGGGTCGACTGTTCAGTATGGGGACTGGAGGAGGAGAAAACGAATGGCTGA
- the xseB gene encoding exodeoxyribonuclease VII small subunit, whose amino-acid sequence MADSKEQAQEQTFEAALERLEAIVRAMEAGDLPLEKAISEFQEGMQLARVCREKLDQAEQKIEMLVAEAGGLTKKSFQTEE is encoded by the coding sequence ATGGCTGACAGCAAAGAACAAGCGCAGGAACAGACATTTGAAGCGGCGCTGGAGCGCCTGGAAGCGATCGTGCGCGCGATGGAAGCGGGAGATCTGCCGCTGGAGAAGGCGATTTCCGAGTTTCAGGAAGGCATGCAGTTGGCGCGCGTCTGCCGCGAGAAGCTCGATCAGGCGGAACAGAAGATCGAGATGCTGGTCGCAGAAGCGGGCGGGCTGACCAAAAAATCTTTTCAAACAGAGGAATGA
- a CDS encoding polyprenyl synthetase family protein, with product MSQQDLKLYLHTMSERIEQAMDLLVPPKAQYPEALYHAMRYSLFAGGKRLRPVLTLATVEALGGDVEAALPVAVTLEMIHTYSLVHDDLPAMDDDDFRRGKPTNHKVYGEATAILAGDALLTQAFQVLGTIEAKGREAVLLRIVGELATAAGSIGMVAGQMADMENEGMKADEERLAFIHAHKTGALLTASVRIGAIFAEADADQLQALTSYAQKIGLAFQIVDDILDVVGEAEKLGKAVGADAAHGKSTYPVLYGLEESREMVRRLTAEAHQALQSISLCTNRLQEIADWLVNRDV from the coding sequence ATGAGCCAACAGGATCTCAAACTGTACCTTCACACGATGAGCGAGCGGATCGAGCAGGCGATGGACCTGCTCGTGCCGCCGAAAGCGCAATACCCGGAAGCGCTGTATCATGCGATGCGCTACTCGCTGTTCGCCGGAGGCAAACGCCTGCGCCCGGTGCTGACTTTGGCGACGGTCGAAGCGCTCGGCGGCGACGTGGAAGCAGCTCTGCCGGTCGCGGTGACGCTGGAGATGATCCACACCTACTCGCTGGTGCACGATGACCTTCCGGCGATGGACGATGACGATTTCCGCCGCGGCAAGCCGACCAACCACAAAGTCTACGGCGAAGCGACGGCGATCCTCGCCGGAGACGCGCTGCTGACCCAGGCGTTCCAAGTGTTGGGCACGATCGAAGCCAAAGGCCGCGAAGCGGTGCTCCTGCGCATCGTCGGCGAACTGGCGACGGCAGCCGGGTCGATCGGCATGGTCGCAGGCCAGATGGCCGACATGGAGAACGAAGGGATGAAGGCGGACGAAGAGCGCCTCGCTTTCATCCACGCGCACAAGACGGGCGCGCTGTTGACCGCGTCGGTGCGCATCGGGGCGATTTTTGCGGAAGCGGACGCAGACCAATTGCAAGCTCTGACCAGCTATGCGCAAAAAATCGGCCTCGCCTTCCAGATCGTCGATGACATCCTCGACGTGGTCGGCGAAGCGGAGAAGCTCGGCAAGGCGGTAGGCGCCGATGCCGCACACGGCAAATCGACCTACCCGGTGCTCTACGGGCTCGAAGAGTCCCGCGAGATGGTGCGCCGCCTGACTGCTGAAGCTCATCAGGCGCTGCAAAGCATCTCGCTCTGCACCAACCGTCTGCAGGAAATCGCCGACTGGCTGGTCAATCGAGACGTATAA
- a CDS encoding DUF421 domain-containing protein yields MEEYRFLWAPVVIFVAGFFLLRLAGKRAVANMSSFDLFVVAAMGAALGGSITVPGSLSLTLLGVLMLVLTYLGWSYLMLNKNMRVMMVNKPSVLVHKGHISETGMRDARITIPELLGHLRLKGYPSLTDVEFAIMEEAGEISVIPKASARPLQPGDLQLHVQPTPRPVPVIIDGDWIEDNLLALGSNKNEVIMKLQAQGVLAAKIKELTLVTLDEQGTVWYDAQDASVDGQKAPQQYASPQQALTAVLAPEARQATEKNKAGK; encoded by the coding sequence GTGGAAGAATATCGCTTTCTATGGGCTCCGGTCGTGATCTTTGTCGCCGGCTTTTTCCTGCTGCGCCTTGCAGGAAAGCGGGCGGTGGCCAACATGTCCAGCTTTGATCTGTTCGTGGTCGCCGCGATGGGGGCTGCACTGGGCGGATCGATCACCGTGCCGGGCAGTTTGAGCCTGACGCTGCTCGGGGTGCTGATGCTGGTGCTGACCTATCTCGGGTGGTCGTATCTGATGCTGAACAAAAACATGCGGGTTATGATGGTCAACAAACCTTCCGTTTTGGTGCATAAAGGCCACATCAGCGAAACCGGGATGCGCGACGCGCGTATCACAATACCAGAACTGCTCGGGCACCTGCGGCTCAAAGGCTACCCTTCCCTGACCGATGTCGAGTTTGCGATCATGGAGGAGGCTGGCGAGATCTCGGTGATTCCCAAAGCGTCAGCCAGGCCGTTGCAACCGGGGGACTTGCAGCTTCACGTCCAGCCGACGCCGCGGCCGGTGCCGGTGATCATCGACGGCGACTGGATCGAAGACAACCTGCTGGCGCTCGGGTCGAACAAAAATGAAGTGATCATGAAGCTGCAGGCCCAAGGCGTGCTCGCAGCCAAGATCAAAGAGCTGACCCTCGTCACGCTCGACGAACAGGGGACGGTGTGGTATGACGCGCAAGACGCGTCTGTGGACGGACAAAAGGCCCCCCAACAGTATGCCAGTCCCCAGCAGGCGTTAACTGCTGTGCTCGCCCCGGAGGCCCGGCAGGCGACGGAGAAAAATAAGGCAGGTAAGTAG
- the dxs gene encoding 1-deoxy-D-xylulose-5-phosphate synthase, whose amino-acid sequence MLLDKVNCPSDIKHLSVEQLGILAEEIRHFLIENLATTGGHFGSNLGVVELTLALHQVYNSPVDKIIWDVGHQAYVHKILTGRKHLFPTLRKYKGMSGFPKRGESEHDMFDVGHSSTSISAALGYAIGRDLKKENSKVVAVIGDGAMTGGMAFEALNHAGHVKSDMVVVLNDNEMSIATNVGAITNYLTKLRVDPHYSSFKKDLANLLHKIGNVGDKTEKYLKRVRDSFKTLLVPGMLFEEFGFTYMGPIDGHDLATLKKYLEQAKNTKGPVLLHVVTQKGKGYAVAADAPDKMHSVSVGFNAKPGHAPKVVKPAAPTYTKVFGDTLIKLARQNPDIVGITPAMPIGSGMVKYAEEFPDRFFDVGIAEQHAGTFAAGLACTGKRPVLAIYSTFLQRAYDQVIHDICIQNLPVTIAIDRAGLVGEDGETHQGAFDVSFLRCIPNITIMMPKDENELQHMLYTATAHQDGPVAVRYPRGNGYGVKMEEAFKQIEIGKSETVREGKDAAILALGPMVHVAEHAAELLAAEGVEARVVNMRFAKPLDEELLLELAERGTPIVTIEEAAIAGGLGSAILEFYAQRRITGVELYPMGLPDMFVEHGSPQLLLDSVGLNAESLVSSIKTMVPLKQKRA is encoded by the coding sequence ATGTTGCTCGACAAAGTAAACTGCCCCTCTGATATAAAGCATTTATCGGTTGAACAACTGGGCATTCTGGCTGAAGAGATTCGCCATTTCCTGATCGAGAACCTGGCCACCACGGGCGGCCATTTCGGTTCCAACCTCGGCGTGGTCGAATTGACGCTGGCCTTACATCAAGTGTACAACTCGCCGGTTGACAAGATCATTTGGGACGTCGGTCATCAAGCCTATGTGCACAAGATTCTCACCGGACGCAAGCACCTGTTCCCGACGCTGCGCAAGTATAAGGGCATGTCCGGCTTCCCCAAGCGGGGCGAGTCGGAGCATGACATGTTCGATGTCGGACACTCCAGCACCTCGATCTCTGCGGCGCTCGGCTATGCGATCGGACGGGATCTGAAAAAAGAAAACAGCAAGGTCGTCGCCGTGATCGGCGATGGCGCGATGACAGGCGGGATGGCGTTTGAGGCGCTCAATCATGCCGGGCACGTCAAGTCGGACATGGTCGTCGTGCTCAACGACAACGAGATGTCGATCGCGACCAACGTCGGCGCGATCACCAACTACCTGACCAAGCTCCGCGTCGACCCGCACTACTCGTCGTTCAAGAAAGACCTCGCCAACTTGCTGCACAAGATCGGCAACGTCGGTGACAAGACGGAGAAGTACTTGAAACGCGTGCGCGACTCCTTCAAGACGCTGCTCGTGCCGGGCATGCTGTTCGAAGAGTTCGGCTTCACCTATATGGGGCCGATTGACGGGCATGACCTCGCGACCTTAAAAAAATATCTCGAACAGGCGAAAAACACCAAGGGGCCGGTGCTGCTGCACGTCGTCACCCAAAAAGGGAAGGGCTACGCGGTGGCAGCCGATGCGCCTGACAAGATGCACTCCGTCTCCGTCGGGTTCAACGCCAAGCCGGGCCATGCGCCGAAAGTGGTCAAACCGGCCGCGCCGACCTACACCAAGGTGTTTGGCGACACGCTGATCAAACTGGCCCGCCAGAACCCGGACATCGTCGGGATCACCCCGGCGATGCCGATCGGCTCCGGCATGGTCAAATACGCCGAAGAATTCCCGGACCGCTTTTTCGACGTCGGCATCGCCGAGCAGCACGCCGGCACGTTTGCAGCCGGTCTGGCCTGCACGGGCAAACGTCCGGTGTTGGCGATCTACTCGACGTTCTTGCAGCGCGCTTACGACCAAGTCATTCACGACATCTGCATTCAGAATCTGCCGGTCACGATCGCCATCGACCGCGCAGGGCTGGTCGGCGAAGACGGGGAGACGCACCAAGGGGCGTTCGACGTCTCCTTCCTGCGCTGCATCCCGAACATCACGATTATGATGCCGAAGGACGAAAATGAGCTGCAGCACATGCTGTACACGGCGACTGCGCATCAGGACGGCCCGGTGGCAGTCAGATACCCGCGCGGGAACGGCTACGGCGTGAAGATGGAGGAAGCGTTCAAGCAGATCGAGATCGGCAAGTCGGAAACGGTGCGCGAAGGCAAAGACGCGGCGATTCTGGCGCTGGGCCCGATGGTGCACGTCGCAGAACATGCGGCAGAACTGCTGGCGGCAGAAGGCGTGGAGGCGCGCGTGGTCAACATGCGCTTCGCCAAGCCGCTCGATGAGGAACTGCTGCTCGAACTGGCTGAGCGCGGCACGCCGATCGTCACGATCGAAGAAGCGGCGATCGCCGGGGGCCTCGGCTCTGCGATCCTCGAATTTTATGCGCAGCGGCGTATCACCGGCGTGGAGCTGTACCCGATGGGGCTGCCCGACATGTTCGTTGAACACGGCTCGCCGCAGCTGTTGCTTGATTCGGTCGGCCTGAACGCCGAATCGCTGGTCAGCTCGATCAAAACGATGGTGCCTTTGAAACAGAAGCGTGCCTGA
- a CDS encoding TlyA family RNA methyltransferase: protein MTTPKPGAKERLDVLLVELGHFDSREKAKAAIMAGLVLVDNDRVDKAGTKVKVEAAITVKGDLHPYVSRGGLKLEKALKEFDVALDGKVVVDIGASTGGFTDCALQNGAKQVYSVDVGYGQLAWTLRNDPRVVVMERTNFRHLKPEDLKGETPQIAVMDVSFISIRLLLPVIQSILTEDGQLLTLIKPQFEAGRERVGKNGIVRDPEVHRDVLQHVLGTAVAHGWQVQKVTFSPITGGDGNIEFLAHLTKQGEGLAPEALQTAIDGIISESHKTLEK, encoded by the coding sequence ATGACCACTCCAAAACCGGGCGCTAAGGAGCGCCTCGATGTCCTGCTCGTAGAACTCGGGCATTTTGATTCGCGGGAAAAAGCGAAAGCGGCGATTATGGCCGGGCTGGTGCTGGTCGACAACGATCGGGTGGACAAGGCCGGCACGAAAGTCAAAGTCGAAGCGGCGATCACCGTCAAAGGCGACCTGCACCCCTATGTCTCGCGCGGCGGGCTGAAGCTGGAGAAGGCGCTCAAGGAGTTCGACGTGGCGCTCGATGGCAAGGTCGTCGTCGACATCGGCGCATCGACAGGCGGCTTTACCGACTGCGCCTTGCAAAACGGTGCGAAGCAGGTCTACTCGGTCGATGTCGGCTACGGCCAGCTGGCCTGGACGCTGCGCAACGACCCGCGCGTCGTCGTGATGGAGCGCACCAACTTCCGCCATCTGAAGCCGGAAGACCTCAAAGGCGAGACGCCGCAGATCGCCGTGATGGACGTGTCGTTCATCTCGATCCGCCTGCTCTTGCCGGTGATCCAGTCGATTTTGACGGAGGACGGTCAGTTGCTCACCTTGATCAAACCGCAGTTTGAAGCGGGCCGCGAGCGCGTCGGGAAAAATGGGATCGTCCGCGACCCGGAGGTGCACCGCGATGTGCTGCAGCATGTGCTGGGCACGGCAGTGGCGCACGGCTGGCAGGTGCAAAAGGTGACCTTCTCACCGATCACCGGCGGAGATGGCAACATTGAATTTTTGGCGCACCTGACCAAGCAGGGCGAGGGGCTGGCTCCGGAAGCTCTGCAGACGGCGATCGACGGGATCATCTCCGAATCGCACAAGACACTGGAAAAATAA